Below is a window of Hydrogenimonas sp. SS33 DNA.
CGGTTTCGGTGTCGTCGTCGACCCAGAGAATATGGCCGTATTCGTGGCCGATGGTGGTGATTTCGTAGACTTTGTGCCAAAGCTCCGGTCGCTCGAACATGACATCGCGCTGGCGGCGCACGAAATCGTCCCCCAGAATTTCGCGGCTGAGGCGCATGACGGGGCGGGCCTTCTTGCTTTCGAGCACATTGTCGGCGAAGGCGAAGATCTTCTTGCCCAGCGCTTTGCTCACCTCCGTGTCGTTGGGGACCACCTGGGCCGAAAAGAGCCCCTGGAACTCCGCCCCGTAGAAGAGGGCGGGAATGCCGATGTAGAGCTGGGTTTGGCGCACCTGCCGCGCCGATTCGCGCTGAAGGGCCGGTGCCGTTTCGCCGAATCCTTCGGCCAGAGAGGCACTCATCGCCTCGATTCGCTCCGGAATACGGGTCTTTTGCATCAGTTTCGGCGACGCCAGGCGCACGTCCCACTCCAGCGCCACCGCTTTGCGGTAGTGGTCTTCGTAATACTCCAGCGGGTGGCCGATCTGGATGGGGGTCGTCACCGCCATCCACCGGCGGTCCACTTCGGCCCACTTCTTGATGAGCCCTTCGACCTCCATATGGCCGAAGGCGTCGATGAGGGCCTTGAGGTAGGCAAGCCACGCCTCCTTCTGGCCGAAGACTTCGTCCTCCATACCCGCCAGCAGGTCGTGCATATTCTGGAGCTTGTTCAAAACCTCCTGGACCTCCATGCGGAAGGCTTTGGCGTAAGCAACGCTCTTGAAGCCCTTTTTCGTCTTCTTGAGCACCGAATAGCACCGGTCCCCGACGCACCCCTCTTCCCGCAGGTCGAGGAGGTTTTCGCTCTCCAGCATTTCGTAGATCTTCTCCTCGTCGCCGTTGAAGAGTTCAAAAAGCTCCCGGTTGACGCCGTGGATGATGTGGGCGGTCCAGGCGCTCTGCCAGTTGCTCATCGCCTCGCCGACCCTGTGGGCCTCTTTGAGAATCTCCCGGTAGAAGGGGGTCAGCAGCGCCTCATCCTCGATCCAGTCCAGAAGCTCCAGGTGGCGCTTGAGGTAGAAGTCGGCGACCATCTTGTAGGCGGTCTCCTTCGCCTCGATGACCGCTTCCTTGTCGAACCCCTCCTTCTCCAGCACCTGGGTCAGGGCGTCGTCGCGCAGGCCGATGAGCCTCGTCAGAGCTGCCATGCGCGTTTCGGGTGTTTCGGGCAGCCCGAGGCGCCGCAGAAAATCGCCGACCCACGCCTCCGCCTCGGCATGCCCCCCTCCAAGCAGCTCGTAGTAGCTGCCCAGCGCCTTCTGGCGCCGCAGGATCTCGTCGTAGATGGTCTGGAGGTCTTCCATGAAAATTTCATAATAAGGATTGGTTTCGTTCGTCATAAAGGTCCCTTTGTTTTGGTCACTGGTCACTTGTCATTGGGATAAAAATCATACCATTCGTATTCTCCCACCGCCGCGAAGCGGCGCCCCAATAACCAATAACTAATGACCAATGACTAAAGTTCTTCCCAACATCTCGATAATCGGCTTCGCCAATCTCAATGCCTTGCTGCGGTGTGAGAGCCGCTTTTTCACTTCCGGCGCCAGCTCTCCCAGGGTCTGGTCGAACCCTTCGGGGATGAAGATGGGGTCGTAGCCGAATCCCCCCTCGCCGCGGGGCGTGTCGATTACTTTGCCGTGCATCCAGCCGTGCATCACATACGCCGCGCCGGGGGCGACGACGGCGATGGCGGCGGTGTAGTAGGCGGGAGCTGACGAAAGCCCCTTCTCTTTCAGCTTTTGAACCAGCTTCTGCAGGTTCTCCCTATCGCTCGCCCCTTCGCCCGCGTATCTTGCGCTGTAGATGCCCGGCTCATTTCCCAAAGCCGGCACCGTGATGCCGCTGTCGTCGCTGACGACGATGACATCGTCGCGCTTCAGGGTGTCGAAGATGGCCCGGGCTTTGATGAGGGCGTTTTGGGCAAAGGTGTCGCCGTTCTCTTCGATCTCCATGGGTCCCAGGAGGTCGGCGAAGGGGAGGACCTCCTCTCCTTCAAATAGCGTTCGGATCTCCCGTACTTTACCCTTGTTTGAAGTGGCGAGAATAATTTGCATTGTTGTTCAACCTTTTTTATCAAAAGAGCTATAATATCGCGAAAATTTTACCATAAGGATACTCTATGAAAGAGATCTTCCGTAAGGTCCTTCCGCTCAGCCTCATCGTGGCTCTGCGCTTTTTCGGACTTTTCATCGTACTCTCGGTCCTTTCGCAGTATGCCCTGGGCCTGCCGGGCGGTACCGCCTTCCTGGCCGGTGTGGCCGTGGGCGGCTACGCCCTGACCCAGGCGGTGCTTCAGGTGCCCTTCGGTGTCCTCAGCGACCGGATCGGCCGAAAGAAGACGCTGCTCATCGGCCTTCTCATCTTCGCCGCCGGTTCCGTGGTGGCGGCGGTCGCCGACAATATCTGGGTGCTGCTGCTGGGGCGCTTCCTGCAGGGTGCCGGCGCCATCGGTTCGGTCGTCACGGCGATGATCGCCGACCAGGTGCGCGAAGACGAACGGGCCCACGCCATGGCGGTCATGGGGATGACCATCGCCATGAGCTTTGCCGCGGCCATGATCATCGGCCCCATCGTCGGCGGCCTCTGGAGCGTCAAGGCCCTCTTCTGGCTCACCGCCGCCCTGGCGATCGCCGCCCTGGCCATCCTCTTCACCGCCGTGCCGGAGCCGCCGAAGATCGTCCACAGCTACAGCGAGGAGGAGGCGAAGATCAAACATGTCTTCAAGGACAAAGACCTGGTGCGCATGTATATCACCTTCCTCTTCCACAGCTCCACGATGGCTATCGCCTTCTTCCTCATCCCCATCGTCATGAAGCAGAAGTTCGGCATGGGCCCCGAGCACTACTGGAAGGTCTACCTGCCGGCGGTCTTCTTCGGGATCATCGCCATGGGGCCGGCAGCGGTTTTCGGGGAGAAGTACGGCAAGGGCAAAGAGGTCTTCCTGGTCTCCATCGCCTTCGTCGCCGCCAGTTTCGCCCTGATGGGCTGGAGCGACTCGGTATTCTGGTTCGGCGTCGGGGCGACCCTCTTCTTCATCGGCTTCAACATGTTCGAGCCGCTGCTGCAGAGCTTCGTCAGCAAATTCGCCAAGGTCCACCAGAAGGGCGCGGCCCTGGGTGTGGCCAACACCTTCGCCTATGTGGGTATCTTCCTGGGTGGCGCCATCGGCGGTTGGCTCTACCAGCGCTACGGCGCCGGCGGCGTCGCCGTGCTGGTTTTGGTCGTCTGCATCTTCTGGGCCTGGTGGATCGCCTCCATGCGCAGCCCCGGCGTGCGGGAGAACCTCTTCCTCCCCTATGCCGAGTATGACAAGAGTAAGATCGATTCTCTCAAAATGGTCAACGGCGTGACCGACTTCTACCTCAACGAAACCGAAGAGATCATCGTCGTGAAGTTCGACAACGAGATCGTCACCGCCGAAGTGATCGAAACGATGCTCAAAAAATAGCGCTTCTCTCTTTCTCTCATGGCGACCCGTGCTTACGCTCTTTTTTCACCTGATACATGGCATGGTCCGCATGGCGGACCAAGTCATCCAAAATTGATCCGTCTTCCGGGAACAGGGCATACCCGACACTGATGCCCGTTTGAAGCGTATAGCGGGGCGTATGTATCGGTTCTCCTATCGTCTTTTCGAGTTTGTGTACGATCTTGTCCGCATCCTGCCGGTTTGCGATGCGATCTGCCAGAACGACAAATTCATCTCCCGAAAAGCGGGCTACAAGATCTTCCCCTCGAACCGCGGAGGAGAGCCGTTTGGCGACGATCTTTAGTACTTCATCCCCGACGGTGTGGCCGTAAGTGTCGTTGATTGATTTGAAATCGTCAATATCGATGAAAAAGATTGCAAAAGGGAGTTTGGAGGCGGATGGATGTTTAATCAGTCGCTGGACGTTCCGAAAAAAGAGATCCCGATTGGCAAGACCCGTCAGAAAGTCATGGGTGGCCCGGTATTCAAATTCCCGTTTCTGATCCTTCGCCTGTGCCTCCGCTTGTAGGATTTTACGGAAATTCCGAAGATGGATTCTGCCCACTCTGGCGGAAAAGATGAGTGCCGCGGGAAGAAAAAGAGCGGCCAGAGTGTGGATGGTATCGTTGAATCGAAGAAATTCGATCATCAGCAGCAGGTTCATTGGAAGAGTGAATATGAGGAACAGGGAGGTCATCGGTCCTATGGACATGGTGGAACCGTAGGTAAGGCTGAGAATGAAGGTATAGATGAGAAGATGGGACTCCGCAGGAAGAAAGGGAATGAAAAGTGCCATGGCGGCCCAAAGCAGTGTCGCGACACCGAAACTGATCAGGTAGCAGCGATAGAGTCGCTCATGACGGTATTCCCATCATTCACGGGGCAGGGCCAGAAAGCGGTTGAGAATCCTATACCGCAGCAGCAGGTTCAGCAGATGCAGTCCGGCCCATGGATAGAGAATGGGGGAGGGGACCCATCCGTGACACAGAAACAGCGTAAAAACAAGAACCAGAACCTGGCCGCCGAAACTGCTTTTTACCGAATGCAGGACTTCGTATCGCAGCAGTCTCTCGATACGGCCGGACGGTTCGAGAAACATGGTTTCAGTGCAGGAGAAGAACTTTCACCTGTTCTCCCGCCTCTTTTTCGTTCTCCCCGACATCGAGCCACAAAAGCCCGGCGTCTCCGAGGAGGTTGGTCATGATGGCGCTGCTGCCGCTGCGTTTTCCGGCGAAGTCGCAGACGTATTCTCCGTTTTCGAGGCGCAGGTTGCAGGCGGCGAACTCCGTCTTGTTCTTCGTCTTTTTCCGGTAGTTTTCCAGCAGGCGGGCGGAGACGACGGGCGGGGTGTACTCCCGCCCCTGGAGACGGTAGAGGATAGGCAGGGCGTAAAGAATGAAGGTGACGGTGGAGGAGTAGGCGAATCCGGGAAGGGCGACGATAAATTTGTTTTCTTTCTGCGCCACCATCACATGCTGGCCCGGTTTGATCAGAACCCCTTTGAAAACCACGTCGCACCCCAGTTCGTCCCGGACCACATCCTTGACGAAGTCGTAGTCGCCGACGCTGACGCCCCCGGTGGTGACGACGATGTCGGCGCTTCTGAGGGCCTCTTTCATGGCGAAGGTGATGGCGGCCCGGTCGTCGTGGACTGTTCCCATCTGCACCGCTTCGCCGCCGTGGGCCTTGACCAGGGCTTCGAGGGTGTAGTTGTTGGAGCTGTAGATGCGCGCCGGATTGTCGCTGCACTCGCCCAGCTCCAGCACTTCGCTGCCGGTGGCGAGGATGGCCGCTTTGGGCTTTTGCACCACCGGGGGCGCAACGACGTTGAGGCTCGCCATCACGCCGATTTCTGCGAATCCCACCGTCGTGCCCCGCCCGATGAGCACTTCGCCCTCTTTGAAATTTTCCCCCACGGGGCGCACCGAAAAGCCGACGGGGACCGGCTCGTCGATACGGACGCGGTTGCCCTCGGCGGTGACGTTTTCGATGGGAATGAGGGTGTCGGCCCCTTCGGGCATCAGGGAGCCGGTGAAGGTTTTGATGGCGGTGCCCGGCACGACCCGCAGCCCTTCGGTGTCCCTGCCCGCCGGATTGGTCTCGATGATCTCAAGCTCCCCAAGCTTCTGCTCCTCGCCGATGATGGCGTAGCCGTCCATGGCGGCGGTGGGATAGGCGGGGGAGTTCTCCCGCGCCACGATGTCTTCGGCCAGCACGCGGCCCAGGGCATCGGTCAGATAGACCTTTTCCAGGCCCACCGCTTCGATCTCCAGCGCCTTCATGCGCGCCATGGACTCTTCAAAACTCAACATTTCATCCCTTTCTCGTTCGTCGTTTTACATTTGTTGTTAACTGACGTTACGCAAAAGGCGTAACGTTCTCTCGAAATCTGCGATTTCGTAGCTTTAGGGGGAGACCATAAAATCTTTTGGGACGGCCAGTCCCCGCCAAAGCTTGGGCTTTGCTCAAGCTTTGCGTAACATCAGTTGTTAAAACGGAGCTTGCGCTCCTTTTGAAATCGTTTCCCGATTGCCGCTTCCCGTTTCACTTTCCAGCCAATATCCCGCTTCCTTCCATCGGTGTCGAGCGGTCGGCGGCGTAGATGCGTCGGCCCTCTACGACGTCGTATTTCCAGATGGGGGCGTTGGCTTTGAAGTCTTCGACGAAGGCGTCGAGCATCTCCAGGGCGATGCGGCGTTTGGGGCTGAAGATGGCGCAGGCGAACGAGGAGGTGTGCACCGGCACGTCTCCCTGGCTGTGGGCCATCATCAGCAGGGCGCCGTGCTCCGCCAGCTTCGCTTTCCAGCCGTCGAACCACTTTTGAAGCACGGGGAGGTAGATGTCGAAACTGAGCGCCTCGATGCCCCCCTCTTCGCGGACGGTGCCGACAAAGTTGACCATGGCGCCGTAGTTTTCGTCGGTATGGGCCCCGTACCATTCGCTCAGAAGTTCCGCCACGGGAATGGGCCCCTCGTAGATCTTCAGCATCGCTTCACCCTCCGCAGACCGGCGGCAGCAGGGAGATGCGGTCACCCTCCTTCAGGGAGAGGTTCAGGTCGGTCACCATTTCGTCGTTGACCGCCACGGCGCACTGCTGTAGCCACTTTTTCAGCTCCGCATCTTCGCCCAGGAGTTTCGCCACGTCGGCCAGCGTCTGGGCGTCTACCTCCATCGGCGGCTTGCCGATGGGGCCAAGAAATTCCACTTTTACTTTGGACATTTTTTACCTTCACTCTTGTTTTTGGGGATTATAGCATTTTGACAATTAGGCATTAGGCATTAGGCATTAGGCATTGGGTAGTGGGTAGTGGGTAGTGTTGATAATGATTCCTAAAAAGTTTTGGCGTTGGGTATAATGGGCCCATGATTTTCGGAAAGATCGAGTACCTCAACCTGCTTCCTTTTCATATTTTTCTCAAGAAGGAACTTCGCTCCAGTGCCGAGAAGATGGCGTGGCTCAAGCGCGGCTCCGTCCCTTCCGAGATCAACCGCGCTTTCCATGCCCGCCGTGTCGACGCCGCCGTCATCTCCAGCATCCGCAGCCGCGGGTGCCGCTGCGTCGATTTCGGTATCGTCGCCGACGGGGAGGTGCAGAGCGTGCTTCTGCTGCCGGGTGCGATGCATGAAGACAGCGCTTCGGAGACTTCCAACGCCCTCGCCCGGGTGCTGGGACTTCGGGGGAAAGTGATCATCGGGGACAGGGCGCTGCAGCACCATCTGCGCCATCCCGAAGGGGCCATCGACCTGGCCCGGGCGTGGAAGGAGCGGGAGGGGCTCCCTTTCGTCTTCGCCCGACTCTGCGCCCATCCCGCCCACCTGGCCCGCATCGAAAAACTGAGCCGCCGCTTCTTCGCCCATCCCCCCAGGGTTCCCTACCGCGTTTTGAAAAAAGAGGCGCACCGTCACGGTCTGAGCGTCCGGGAGCTCCGGGAGTATCTGAAAAAGATCCATTACCGTATCGGCTGGAGGGAGAAGAAGGCCCTGAAAAGGTTTTTTTCGACCGCGAAAGGTGTGTTATAATCGTTCAATGTGCATAAGAGACGGAATTTTATTATCGTTTTTTCTCCTTCTCCTTCCGCTTGCGGCGTGGGCGGAGGAGCCTATCAAGCCCATTCCCCTGCACGTCCCCTACGACCATGAAAAGGCGGAGCTCGGCAAAGCGCTCTTTGCCGACCCCAACCTCTCCGCCGACGGTACCGTAAGCTGCGCCAGCTGCCACTCCTTCGACCACGGCGGGGCCGACCCCCGCCCCGTTTCGGTCGGGGTGCACGGCCGAAAGGGGAGCGCCAACGCCCCCACCGTCTATAACGCCTATTTCAACTTCCGCCAGTTCTGGAACGGGCGGGCCAGGGACCTGAAGGACCAGGCCAACGGCCCGCTGCACAACCCCCTCGAGATGGCGATGGTTCCCCGCAGAATCGAAAAGTACCTGGCGCAAAACGGTTATTACCGAAGCGCCTTCAGAAAAGTCTACGGCCGCACGCCCCGCTACGACGACATGCTCGACGCCGTCGCCGAATTCGAAAAGGCGCTCTACACCCCCAACTGCAAATTCGACAGATACCTCAGAAAAGAGGTGAAGCTCTCCGACGAGGAGGCGAAAGGGTACAGCTATTTCAAGACGCTGGGGTGCATCACCTGCCACAACGGCATCAACATCGGCGGCAACAGTTACCAGAAGCTGGGCCTCATCATTCCCTACGCCTGGAGCGAAACCTTCCCCGACCTCTATCAGGTGACCCATAACCCTTTCGACAAGAATGTCTACAAAGTACCGACACTGCGCAACATCGACCTGACGGCCCCCTATTTCCACGACGGCAGTGCGGCGACCCTTCAGGAGACGTTGCGGAAAATGGCCTACCACAATCTCGGTTTCGACCTGAACAGGGAGGAAGAGAGGGCGCTGATCGCCTTCATGAAGACCCTGACCGGTGAAAAACCGGCCATACTGAAAGGGGAGTGAGATGGCCGGGCGCTCCTACCTCAAAGTGGTGGCGGCGCTCGTCGCTGCGGCCCTTGGTATCGGGCTGCTGCTCTTTCAGCAGAAGGAGCTCAGCCACCGTTTCCGGGCCATCCAGCGCATCAACGCAACCCTGGACAACCTCTACGCCGAGACGATTGCTCTGCAGGAGTCGGTGCTGGCCGCCAACTACTACCTCTACTACGATTACGACCCCGTCTACAAAACGATGAAAAAGGTCCAAGAGGAGATCGGCACCCTATTGGAGGACCCCCACCTTCAGAAAAACCCCCGCCACGCCGTGAGCGTGACGGAGCTCAAAAAGCTCAAGCGGCGCTTCGACAACCTCTCGGCAACCGTCAACCGGTTCCTGACCCTCAATTCCGCCATCAAGAACAGCGCCATCTACCTCCCCACGCTCTCGCTGAAAGCCTATGAGAATTTCGACCTCAACGATCCGTCGGAGCGCCGGGCCGTCATGCTCCTCTCCAGACTCAACGCGTCGCTCTTTCTGGCGAAGAATGCCCTGGACGAGAGTTTTTTGAAAAGCCTTCGGGCCGGCGAAAAGGGGCTCGAAGAGATGGCGCGGCAGATAAAAGTGCCGTCCAAACGGCGGATTCTGACGACCTCTGTGCACCACCTGGATATCTTCATCCGCCTCTTCCCCCGCTTTCACAGGGCCCTCTCCGAGATTCTCGACCCCGTGACGAAAAAGGAGATCATACAGATACGCCGGCGTTTCGGCCGGGAGTCCTCCCGGGAGTTGAATGAGGTCAACCGCTGGAGCCAGGGGCTGCTCGTGCTCTATCTTCTCTCCCTGGGGGTCGTGCTCTATTTCGTCTATCTGGCGGAGCGTGAGGCGGCGATGCTGCGCAGAGCGCAGGAGGAACTTTTGACAATGTACCGCACGGATCCCCTGACAGGCCTTGGCAACCGTGAAGCCTACCGGCTGGCAAAACGGCAGATGCGGCATCCGGTGCTGCTGCTGATCAATATCGACGGGTTCAATCATATCAACGAATTTTACGGCACCGATGTGGGGGACAAGCTGCTTGTCGCCATCGCACGGAGGCTGCAGGAGGCGGTGCCGCCAAAAGCGGGGTTCCGCTGTTTCCGGATGGGCGGAGACGAATTCGGTCTACTGTTCGAGTACGAAAGCGACAGTGCGACGAGGGAGATGGCGGAGGCCATCATCCGGGCCATGGAGAGGGAGCGTTTCGAGATCGACGGTTTCAAGATCGACGTGGCCGTCTCCATCGGCGCCAGCAGCGATGCCGGAAGGCTTTTCGAAACGGCGGACATGGCCCTCAAAGCAGTCAAAAAAGCGGCGCGTCTGAGATACGCCCTCTTCGACCCCTCCTTCAACATCTCCTACAAAATCGCGGCCAACCTGGAGGCGCTGCAGCAACTCAAAGAGGCATTCGCCCGGGATGCCGTCGTCCCCTTCTTCCAGCCCATCGTCAACCTGGCGACGGGAGAGGTATACAAATACGAAGCGTTGGCGAGGCTCATCCGGGAGGATGGGGAGGTTCTGACCCCCTACCACTTCATCGAAGTGGCGAAGCAGGCCAAATACAGCGGCGTCCTGACGGGCCGCATCCTCCAAAAGACGCTGGAGGTTGCCCAAAAGGTCGATGCCCAGTTCAGCGTCAACGTATCTGCCGAAGATATCGCCGACGAGAGCGACCGCCGTATGATTTCCGAAATGCTGGAGAACAACCGGGCCTACGCCGACCGAATCGCCTTCGAGATTCTTGAGACGGAGGAGGTCGAAGATTACGAAAGCGTCGCCGCCTTCATCCGGGAGGTGCGCCGCTACGGCTGCCGCATCTCCATCGACGATTTCGGCAGCGGCTACTCCAACTACGAAAAACTGCTCCAGCTGGAGATCGACTATCTCAAGATCGACGGGTCGTTGATCCGGGATGTGGACCACAACGCCCATGCCCGGCTCGTCGTCAGGACCCTGGTGACATTCGCGAAAGAGGCTGGCATCGCCACGGTGGCGGAGTTTGTCCATTCGGAGATGGTCTGCCGGGCGGTCCGGTCCCTGGGGATCGACTTCGCCCAGGGGTACTGGCTGGGAGAGCCCAAGCCGGCCGATTTCTATTTCAGCGGCGACCGCCCCGGAATCGTGAGCGTCGACTGCGGCCTGCGCGAAGTGGCGGGAAAAGGGTGATCTCACGGGTGCCGCAGCGGGGAAAAACCGATCGCAAGGAGTGAAGCATGGAACTGGAACAGCGGTATGCCAAAGCGTGTCTGCAGATCCTTCGCCAGGATGATCTGACGCTGCCCGACAAGGTGGCGCAGGAGCTCGAAAAGCGCCCCTTCGCCTCCGAATTCATCGAGGACTCGGAAGGGACGCTCTACCTGAAAATCTACGGCCGGGAGCACTTCATGCTCACCCGCATCGTGCCGCTGCTGAAGAATATCGGCCTGACGGTGCACAGCGAGATCTCCTACACAATTCCCCGCGGCAAGGCGCAGGTCTATGTGAGCCGCTACCGTATCGGCAACGAAAACCTGGAGGAGATACGCCGGGCACAGGCGAACATTCTGGAGCTTCTTGGCCGGATGCTCTGCCGTCCCACGCTTCCCAACACGCCGCTGCTGCGCCTGACCCTGCTGGAGAACCTTTCGCCCCGGGAGCTGGAGCTGCTGGTGGCAATGATCGACTTCGAAAACCAGTTGATCCTCTCATTCAATATCGTGACGATCACCGATGTGCTGCTCAAACACCACGAAGTGACCAAAGCGCTGCTCGGCTACTTCTACGCCCGCTTCAACCCCTCCATGAAGCGGCGCAAACAGGCGGTCGCCGAGAAGCAGAAGCGGATAGAAGAGCTGCTGCGCCCCATCACCCACATCACCGAGGACCAGGTGATCCGCATCTTCTACGAAATCGTCAGAAACATGGTGCGGACCAACTACTTCCTGGAAAAAGAGACGATCGCCTTCAAGGTCTACACCGACGCCATCGAAGGGCGTCTGGAGGGGATCCAGCCCCGCATCGAAGCTTTCGTCCACCACCCTGACCTCAGCGGCGTCCACCTGCGGATGGGAAAGGTGAGCCGCGGCGGCATCCGCTGGAGCGACCGGTTCGAGGATTACCGGGTCGAGATCCGTTCCCTGATGCTGACCCAGGAGGGGAAGAACGCCATCATCGTCCCCAGCGGCGCCAAGGGGGGATTCGTCATCCGCCTTGCCAGGGAGGAGATCGACAAAGAGCGCTTCAAACATTTCTACGAACTCTACATCGACGCCCTGCTCGACCTGGTGGACAACCAGGTGGACGGCAAGACCCTGGTGGAGCCCCGGATCGTCCGCTACGACGATGACGACATCTACTTCGTCGTCGCCGCCGACAAGGGTACGGCCCATATGAGCGACACGGCCAACGCCATTGCCCTGAAACGGGGCTTCTGGCTCGGCGACGCCTTCGCCAGCGGCGGCAGCCACGGCTACAGCCACAAAGAGCTGGGCATCACCGCCAAGGGGGCAATGCGCTCCGTGGAGCGCCACTTCATCGAGAAGGGGGTCAACTTCTACGAAACGCCGGTGACCGTCGTGGGCATCGGTTCCATGAACGGCGACGTTTTCGGCAACGGCATGCTGCTGAGCCGCAAGTTCAAACTCGTCGCGGCCTTCAGCCACAGCGAAATCTTCATCGACCCCGACCCCGACCCCGAAACCTCCTACCGGGAGCGGGAACGCCTTTTCAGGGCGAGTCCCAAAGGGGGATGGAAATATTACGACAGGGAAAAGATCAGCGAGGGGGGCGGCGTCTTTATGCGGGACGAGAAGGAGATCGTCCTGACGCCCCGGATGCAGAAGATGTTCCGCACCTCCCGCAGCGCCATGAGCGGCGAGGAGCTTGTGCAGGCGGTTTTGAAGCTGGAGGCGGACCTCCTCTTCAACGGCGGCGTGGGTACCTACGTCAAGGCGAGCTGGGAAAGCAACCTGGATGTGGGGGACAAGGCCAACGAGAATGTCCGCGTCGACGCGGCGGAGCTGCGGGCGAAGGCGGTCTGTGAGGGCGGGAATCTAGGCTTCACCCTGCCGGCGCGCATCGAGTACGCCAAGACGGGAGGCTTCATCAACCTCGACGCCATCGACAACAGCGCCGGGGTCAACACCAGCGACTACGAAGTGAACCTGAAGATCACCCTGGGCTCTCTGGTGAGAAAAGGGCAGATGGACGAAGAGAGCCGGCTGGAAACGCTGAAGCACCAGGCGGAGATGGTGGTCAACCGGGTGCTTTGGACCAACTACCACCAGTCCCTGGCCATCTCCCTGGACTACCGCAGGAGCCGGACGGACCTGGTCCCCTTCCTCCAGGCGATCGCCCTGCTGGAGCGGGAGCTGCCGGTGTTCAGCCGCAAAGCCTTCCATATCCCCAAAGACGAAAAGATCGCGGAGGTCCTCGACGCCAAAGAGGGGCTGGTGCGGCCGGTTCTGGGGACGCTCCTCTCCTATGCCAAGATCTTCCTCAAGCGCCTGTTGCTGGAGAGCGATATTCTCGAAGACGCCTTCGCCCAGGAGTACCTGCTCAAATATTTCCCCAAAACCTTCGCCACCCTCTACGAAGACGAGATTCTCGCCCACCCCCTGCGGCGGGAGATCGCCGCGACGGTCATGGCCAACCGGGTCGTCAACAACGCCGGCGTCACCTTCGTCAGCGACTACGACGAACTGGGACGGGAGCGCTTTCTGTCGAAAATCAAAAGCTACCTTATCTGCAACCAGCTCTTCGGCTCCAACGACATCCGTTACGAAATCTTCCGTCACGACTACGCCATCCCCGCCGAAAAGCAGTATGCCCTTCTTTTCGAAATAGAGACGACCCTCGATTTCAGCGTCAGCTGGATGATCCGCCACCTCTCGGAAGACCAGATCCATGCCCCGACCCTGCTGCGCTACCGCACCGAGCTGGCGAAACTGATGGAGGAGACCCCCTCGAAACACATCACGCCGGTTCTGGGGGAGGAGACGCCCATCAACCGCTTCTTCCACCATCTGCCCTACATGAAGTTCACGGTGGCCGCCATCATCCTGCACGAGCGCAACCACCGCAGTTTCGAAGAGACGGCACGCCTGATGTACACCATCATCAAGAAACTCCATATCAACGAGATCATGGAGGCGCTGGAAGCGTAC
It encodes the following:
- the ciaB gene encoding invasion protein CiaB; this translates as MTNETNPYYEIFMEDLQTIYDEILRRQKALGSYYELLGGGHAEAEAWVGDFLRRLGLPETPETRMAALTRLIGLRDDALTQVLEKEGFDKEAVIEAKETAYKMVADFYLKRHLELLDWIEDEALLTPFYREILKEAHRVGEAMSNWQSAWTAHIIHGVNRELFELFNGDEEKIYEMLESENLLDLREEGCVGDRCYSVLKKTKKGFKSVAYAKAFRMEVQEVLNKLQNMHDLLAGMEDEVFGQKEAWLAYLKALIDAFGHMEVEGLIKKWAEVDRRWMAVTTPIQIGHPLEYYEDHYRKAVALEWDVRLASPKLMQKTRIPERIEAMSASLAEGFGETAPALQRESARQVRQTQLYIGIPALFYGAEFQGLFSAQVVPNDTEVSKALGKKIFAFADNVLESKKARPVMRLSREILGDDFVRRQRDVMFERPELWHKVYEITTIGHEYGHILWVDDDTETAMNGSGNYKNVEEFKATVGGLMAFFMHEEEALKEEVLRDTVARAVGLMSWRRTPEVEPYYVEGLLHLEILFEAGVLAWDGQRLAIDLTEEAYRRQKALYRARYIRLVHDFYLPKKDASGFLDAYVEKVEGVWLPRTGTVRDFVEHYWRRWQAIGQETMPF
- the rdgB gene encoding RdgB/HAM1 family non-canonical purine NTP pyrophosphatase, producing MQIILATSNKGKVREIRTLFEGEEVLPFADLLGPMEIEENGDTFAQNALIKARAIFDTLKRDDVIVVSDDSGITVPALGNEPGIYSARYAGEGASDRENLQKLVQKLKEKGLSSAPAYYTAAIAVVAPGAAYVMHGWMHGKVIDTPRGEGGFGYDPIFIPEGFDQTLGELAPEVKKRLSHRSKALRLAKPIIEMLGRTLVIGH
- a CDS encoding MFS transporter codes for the protein MKEIFRKVLPLSLIVALRFFGLFIVLSVLSQYALGLPGGTAFLAGVAVGGYALTQAVLQVPFGVLSDRIGRKKTLLIGLLIFAAGSVVAAVADNIWVLLLGRFLQGAGAIGSVVTAMIADQVREDERAHAMAVMGMTIAMSFAAAMIIGPIVGGLWSVKALFWLTAALAIAALAILFTAVPEPPKIVHSYSEEEAKIKHVFKDKDLVRMYITFLFHSSTMAIAFFLIPIVMKQKFGMGPEHYWKVYLPAVFFGIIAMGPAAVFGEKYGKGKEVFLVSIAFVAASFALMGWSDSVFWFGVGATLFFIGFNMFEPLLQSFVSKFAKVHQKGAALGVANTFAYVGIFLGGAIGGWLYQRYGAGGVAVLVLVVCIFWAWWIASMRSPGVRENLFLPYAEYDKSKIDSLKMVNGVTDFYLNETEEIIVVKFDNEIVTAEVIETMLKK
- a CDS encoding GGDEF domain-containing protein, coding for MALFIPFLPAESHLLIYTFILSLTYGSTMSIGPMTSLFLIFTLPMNLLLMIEFLRFNDTIHTLAALFLPAALIFSARVGRIHLRNFRKILQAEAQAKDQKREFEYRATHDFLTGLANRDLFFRNVQRLIKHPSASKLPFAIFFIDIDDFKSINDTYGHTVGDEVLKIVAKRLSSAVRGEDLVARFSGDEFVVLADRIANRQDADKIVHKLEKTIGEPIHTPRYTLQTGISVGYALFPEDGSILDDLVRHADHAMYQVKKERKHGSP
- a CDS encoding molybdopterin molybdotransferase MoeA, producing the protein MLSFEESMARMKALEIEAVGLEKVYLTDALGRVLAEDIVARENSPAYPTAAMDGYAIIGEEQKLGELEIIETNPAGRDTEGLRVVPGTAIKTFTGSLMPEGADTLIPIENVTAEGNRVRIDEPVPVGFSVRPVGENFKEGEVLIGRGTTVGFAEIGVMASLNVVAPPVVQKPKAAILATGSEVLELGECSDNPARIYSSNNYTLEALVKAHGGEAVQMGTVHDDRAAITFAMKEALRSADIVVTTGGVSVGDYDFVKDVVRDELGCDVVFKGVLIKPGQHVMVAQKENKFIVALPGFAYSSTVTFILYALPILYRLQGREYTPPVVSARLLENYRKKTKNKTEFAACNLRLENGEYVCDFAGKRSGSSAIMTNLLGDAGLLWLDVGENEKEAGEQVKVLLLH
- a CDS encoding molybdenum cofactor biosynthesis protein MoaE, with amino-acid sequence MLKIYEGPIPVAELLSEWYGAHTDENYGAMVNFVGTVREEGGIEALSFDIYLPVLQKWFDGWKAKLAEHGALLMMAHSQGDVPVHTSSFACAIFSPKRRIALEMLDAFVEDFKANAPIWKYDVVEGRRIYAADRSTPMEGSGILAGK